The genomic interval GCGCTGGAACTTCGACGCCATCGACCCCAACCGGTCCTTCAGGGAAGGCTCGCCCGCGCAGGAAGCTCTCGCCCTCATGCGGCTGGTGGCGCAGCACCAGGGCCAATATGGCCCGTTTTCTGCCCACATCGACCTGCACGAAACCACCGACACCGACGAATCCGAGTACCGCCCCGCCGTGGCCGCGCGCGACGGCAAGGTGTTCGAGCCCGGCAGCATCCCCGACGGCTTTTACTTGGTGGACGACACCGAGAACCCGCAGCCCGACTTCCAGCAGGCCATCATCGACGCCGTAAGCCGCGTGACGCACATTGCGCCTGCGGACGACAAGGGCGAAATCATCGGCTCGCCGGTGGTGGCGCCGGGCGTGATCCGCTACGAATTCAAGGCCTGGGGCCTGTGCGCCAGCGTGAGCGGCGCGCGCTACACCACCACGACGGAGGTGTACCCCGACAGCCCCCGTGCCACGCCCGAGCAGTGCATCGAGGCGCAGGTGGCGGCGGTGTGTGCGGCGGTGGAGTTTGTGTGTGGGGAAACGAAGTAGCGCTGTGTGCTGTTCGTTTTAGTGCCAAATTGGCCTCTAGCGCTTGATGGATAAGCGCTAGTAGCTACTATAAAAGTAGCATTTCTTTCGCAAAAAAATGGATAGTTGATCTGCCTCAGGCAACCGTTCTGCAGCCGGGCGTCCCGCCTCGGGAGAGGCTCGTTTAGTTGGATGGCAGTGCGTCGAGCTGTGACTTCAGCGCTGGCAATGCGGTCTGAACCGTGTCCCAGACCACTTCGAGGTTGATGTCAAAGTAGCCATGGGCAATGCGGTTACGCATGCCGCGCATACTGCGCCAAGGTATTTGGCTGTGCTCAGCCGCAAAGGCAGCGTGCTGATCCATCACCTTGGTGGCGGCTTCGCCCAGAACTATCAGGCTCATCACCACTGCTTGCTGGGTGCGCTTGTCCTGCATGAAGTCGGCCTGCGCCATGCCATCCACAAACGATTGCGCATCGGCAATGGCTTGCCGCATGTGATCCAGGTAGTCCGGCAGCCTGCTTGCGCTCATAGAGGTTTGGCTTCGCGAGCTACAGCATCACGGAACTTGGCTGGCAAATCCTTGAGCGTGAGCACATCCACCGACACGCCCAGCAGCTCTTGCAACTCGTCTTGCAGGCCCCCCAAATCCAGCAGCGTCGTGCCGGGCAAGGTCTCCACCAGCAGATCCAGGTCGCTGCCGTCGTGATCATCGCCCCGCGAAGCAGAGCCAAACACCCTCGGGTTGGTCACCCGATAGCGTGCCGCTGCTTGAAAAACAGCATCGCGGTGTTGGCTGAGGGCGAGGGAAGGGCGCATGGCTTGGAGTTTAGCGGTGCTGAATGTTTTTAGGTCAAATCGGCACTAGACGCTCAATGGATAAGCGGGAGAAGCTATTGAAATAATAGCAATCTCAGGTTTGTGTAGATGTGGTTGCACGCCTTACCGGGTGCTTCCCAAAGCGCCTAGCAACCGGGCGCTCACCTCGGCTGGATCAAGCGTGGTGAACTGCATGTTGTGCTGCTCCGTCAGCGGGCCGTGGCCCGGCTCCATGCGCCCGGCGGCGTCGTAGCCCATGGCCTTGAACTTCCACACCCCGCCGACCAGCTTGAGCGAGCCCACTTGCGCGCCGTCGGCTGTGTGCACTGATACCACCCCGGCGTTGATGGGCACCAAGTGCAAGGGGCGTGCCAGTGGGCCGGGCGGCACTTGGGCGAATGTGGGGGTGAACGGGAGCGTCATGGGTTTCGGTGTTACTGCAATTTTTAGATGGAATTGGCCTCTAGGGATGTCCTGCATAACTCCCTGCGGTCTGTGATAGCGCGGCCTCGGGCAGTCCGCTGCGTTGCTTTTCTTGCCAATAGCCCAGCTATTGGCTGCAAAAAGACGCCTTGCGGCCTATCCCGATCCGCACTACCACCGACTCGCGAGGGTTATGCAGGACATCCCTAGCGCTTATTGGATAAGCGCGAGCAGCTATTCTTTAAATAGCAAATGACATCTGCTCCTACCGCTGCATCGCATCCGCCACTGTCTGCGTGGCCGTGATCAGATCGGCGACCAGCCGGGTATCCACATCCAGCAGCCCTTCGTACTCGCCCAGGTTGCGAGTGTTGTGGCACTTGTCCAGCACCCGCCACACCTCGGGCCCCAAGCCCAGCGTGTGGGGCAACACCTGGAACACGATGTAGCGGTTGCCAGCGCGGTAGCCCTTGCGGCGCAGCGCGGCCAGACACAGCGCGTGCGCAGCGTTATAGGCCAGGTCAAACCGGCTTTCCAGCGCCAGGCTGGTGTTGCGTGCGTCTGCCAAGCGCGCCAGGCCGGTGCGCAGCAACCCGGCCAACTCCGCTGCGTCTGGGGCCTCGGCTTTGAGCTGTTTGCCTGGGCCGCTGAGGTTATCCAGTGGTTGGGACATGCAACTGCTCCTGTTTGCCGATGAGCCAAACCGTGGGCTGCCGTAGCACGCGGGTCACGAATGCATTGTCTTGCTCGATGCGCTTGGCAATATCTTGGGGCGTATACAGCGTGGGGTTGATGGTGCGGCCCAGCGTTTGCGTGGCGGCTTCCAGCGCGCCAAACAGCTCGCCATAACCCAGGCTGGGGCTGACCACCATCAGGTCTACATCGCTGCGCGCCGTCTCCTGCTGGCGCGCCACCGAGCCATACACAAACGCCTGCTCGATCTGCCCGGCCAGCGGCGCCAGCGCCGTGCGAAGTACATCGGCCACTCCCATCGTCTTGAGCACCAGGCCGCGGAGCTCGGCAAACACCGGCGCATCGGCATTGGCTTGGTAGTGCTTCTGGTTGCCCTGTTTGCTGACTGTCAGCAAGCCTGCTTCGGACAAGCCCGCCAGCTCGCGCTGCACCGCACCCGTACCCGACTGGGCCAGCGCAATTACCTCGTTGGCGTAAAAGCTGCGGTCGGGCGTGCTGAAGAGCACGGCCAACACGCGTTGGCGCACGCGGGGGAAGAGGGCGTCAGCCAAGCTGGTAGCGGTGGATGCGGGAGATTGATTCATACCCATAATGGGGTTGATGATACCCAATTGGGGTTTGTCAGAGCTTTGTTTGTGGCTCTCGCTCATGAATGTTGCCAATGGCCTCGACGATGTGCTTCAAGTAGTCCGCCACCCGCAGCGGTTGCGCCCGGCTCACACGGCCATCGCCTCGCGCAGCACCTGGTCCCGAAAGGTGGCGGGAAGGCTGTTGGGAGTGAGCACATCGACCTCCATACCCAGCAACTGCTTCAGCTCAAACCGGATCGCGCCAATGTCCATCAGCGTGGTTTGCGCGGTGGGCTCCACCAATAGATCGTGGTCGCTGTCGGCAGTGTCGTCCCCATGCAGCGCCGAGCCAAACACCCGCACGTTGCTCACACGGTGGCGCAGCGCAATCTCGCGGATTTGCGAGCGGTGGAGGGACAGGGCTTCGGAGGGGCGCATGTTTTGGAGTTTAGCGGCGCAGCGGGTTTTTTAGCCAAATTGGCCGATAGCGCTTGTGAAGCCTACGCTGGAAGCTACTAAAAATATAGCTAGGCTCCTGTAGAAAAATGGTTTCGTGCCCGCTGCCGTTGTTCGCTGTCACGCAAGGAGCGCGCACTACGTCCTGCTCCACCAAGTCCGAAGTGAAATAGGCAAAAGACAAGACCTGACCCCATTGCTCGTACAGATAAAAAAGCTGAAGGTATTTAATCAACAACCACTTGCAATTAATTGCGCTTCAATTGCTGCCAAACCTAGATTTGTCGTCATTGCATGATTTTTCATCACTGAGGGATTTGGGATTGTTGAATATCCCTTGGGATAAGGGCTGCTAACGTCGAAGTGTGTGTGCGCGTAGTGGTTTCGGAGTTTTGCAAGATAATCGAGAGTTGACTCTAAGGCGTATACTGGTGCGCCAGCATTGCTTTCAGCTTGTTCCAATATTCTGTAGCCAACGACCGAGATTATCATTTTTTCAAAGTGATTTTTGTATGAAAAACCAGACGTGGGTTTTACATATTTATCTGAAATCTGTGCTATTCGTTGTGGCGAGAGTGCACATCGTTGTGCTGTTTCAAGAACGATGGCGTCCATTGCTTGCTCTACCCAGCCGCAGACCTCAAGTATTGCAGCCTTGGAGCTGAGCAGCATAACTCGCAGATTTTGAGGTGACGATGCGTATATTCCCTCATGGTACGTCAGGCTGAGTTGCAATTCTGCATCGCTAAGCATAGCTAGTTGGCGAATATTTTTTTGGAGATTGCTATTCTTTTGATGACCGACTCTTTTGAGGTTGTGTCGTTGCTTGTTAGCGATACTTCGGTGCTGTTTATGAGACGTGTAAGCAAGCTTCCGAGCATCACGTCATTGGTTCTCTTTAATCGTTCTAGGTTGTGGGCAATACCGATTAAAGCTGCCTCAAATACAATGTAACCAAATTTCGTTTCTTTTGAGTTGTCCGTGGCTTTTACCAACTTTTCTACCGTCTCGTTAAAAAGTTTGGAGAGATCTTCTCTGGTAAATTTATCCGCATTGCGGTTTTCTCGCATGAAAGAGTTCAGGAAAGTTGGCATTGTCCCTGTGTAGTTTGCTTGATTTTGATAAAGTGCGAAAAAACGCAATATTAATTCCAGGGATCTAAACCTGCTGCCCTTTCCTGGGAGTAGATTTTTTATTAATTTCCATTTTGGAGATTTGTCTAAATCTTTTAATAAATCGTTGAAACTCCCGGAGTAAATGCAATTTCTGATCTCTTGGTGATTTAGTCTGGATCCTCCAGAGTTAAGTCTGTGAAATATAGTGAATAGATATTCTGCATGCTCTGTTTTGTTTAGATCGCAGCGAATTACTGTTATTGGAAGACTGAGATTTTGTATTTTTTTGTACAAAATTGCAGTTTCTGTGTCGCCGTCGCGAATGTCAAAATTGGTTCGGCCTGATATTTTTGAGTGAATATCTTTTCGTCGAGAAAGTCGCCACTCTTTTTGTTCGTCTAGAAAATTGACGATACTTGTCATTCGCTGCAGGCCGTCGACGACTTGCCATTTTTGAGTGTTGAAGTCTAGACTAAAACACATACTTGGAATGGGTAGCTGTTTTATTAAAGAGTCAATAAATACGGTCTGCTCTGGGAGCTTCCATACAACATCTCTTTGAAAATCCGGCTGAATATCAAGAGTCCCTTCTTTGTATAGCCGGTATAGGTCTGCGCATGATCGAAGTTCATTAAATGCGACAACATCTTTCGGCGGATGCATGTCAGGCAGGGTACCGCTAAATTCTTCGTCTTTGTCGATGCTCATAAATGATCCGGTTTAAATCGCGATATTAATTGATTTTGATCTGCCATTCAGCTTGGGCGCAAATTGGCATAGGCCTCTCTGTTTTGGATCCACGCCGTCCGCAAAAACTACCCGTATCGCTCGATCATGTATTTTTCAGATGCCTCCACTCTCACCAGCACCCTCAGTGCTATGTCAATGGATTCTTTGCAGCTCAGTGATGGGAGGGCGTCTTGGGTAGGTCGACGCTGTGGCGCTTATGCTGCCGGATTCTTGACAGCAGTTCCCGCCCAACTTTGCGTGGGCAACTTGAGCCCATTGGCGATAAGTTGCTTCTTTGCCTGCTTGGAGGCTTGCTTGAGAGCCTCTTCCACCCGGTCTTGCATGGATGCAGCGGGCTTGCTGGGTGCGGCGCGTACTACTGCCCGAGTCGTTGAAGATTCAGCCATTTGTCCGGGTCCTCTACATAGGTGCGGTGTGCAGTGCCGCGTGCGATGGATGTTAGCGCGCCGGTTGCGTTATTCAGTACGCGCCAGCGGTCTGCCAAGGGTAAATACAGGGCGAACAGGTTGTGCAGGCTGCGCTGAAAGCGGCGGGTAATGTCGACGGGCGGGATGTTGTGCCCGCCCAGTTTCACGCGCAGGGCTACACGTTGGGTGGCCAGCTCTGCGCTGGGCAAGGCCACGTAATAGATATGTACTTGGTAGCCCTGTGCTTTGCAGCGGGCCAGAAACAGCGCAAAGGTGCGGCTGGACAGCGTGGATTCAAAGGCAAAGCTGACTTTGGCTGCTGCCAGCGTGCGCAAGCGCTGCAGCATGATGCGCCCGGCCTCGAACGCCACGGTTTCTGGGGCGTAGGCTGAGAGACCAGCCGCAATCTGGTCTGCATTGACGAACTCCAGAATGCCCAAGGCGTCCTTGAGCAGATAGGGCGCCGCTGTAGATTTGCCCGCGCCGTTCGGCCCGGCAATCACCACCACGGTGGGTTGCTTGGGCCTGGGTTGTGGCTTTGTGGCGCGGGCGGGCATGGCTTACTTGCCCCAGCTGTCCTTCAACCCCACCGCCAAGTTAAACACCGGCTTCCCTACCTTGTGGTCAATACGATCCGCCACAAAGTACCCATGCCGCTCAAACTGGAACTTGTCGTCCGGCTTGGCGTTGGCCAGAGATGGCTCCACGATGGCCGTCACCACCTTCAGGCTGTTCGGGTTCAGGCTTTCAATGAAGTCCTTGCCGCCCGCGTCGGGGTGGGCGTCCAGGAACAGACGGTCGTACATGCGCACTTCGGCGTTCACGCCGTCGGCCACGCCCACCCAGGTGATGGCGGCCTTCACCTTCACACTGTCGGCGCCGGGGGTGCCGCTCTTGGTGTCGGGCACCACGGTGGCCAGCACTTCGGTGATGTTTCCATCCGCATCTTTAGTGCAGCCGGTGCATTCGATGACGTAGCCGCCCTTCAGGCGCACCTTGTTGCCGGGGAAGAGGCGCTTGTAGCCCTTGGGCGGCACTTCTTCAAAGTCTTCGCGTTCAATCCAGACTTCCTTGCCGATGGTGAAGTGGCGCACGGGGATTTCCACGCCTTCCGCTACACCTTGTGTCGCTTCATGGTTCTGGTGGGGCAGGGCGGGCAGGGTGCAGGGCTCCAGGTGGCCTGCGCCCATCACGTCGTCCCAGTTGGTCAGCACCAGCTTGACGGGGTTGAGCACGGCCATGCCACGGTGGGCCTTCAGCTCCAGGTCTTCGCGCAGGCAGCCTTCCAGGGTGCTGTAGTCGATCCAGCTGTCGGATTTGGTGACGCCGATGCGCTCGGCAAAGGTCTGGATGGCAGCGGGCGTGTAGCCACGGCGGCGCAGGCCGACGATGGTGGGCATGCGGGGGTCGTCCCAGCCGCTGACCTTGTGGTCGTACACAAGCTGGGCGAGCTTGCGCTTGCTGGTGATGACGTAGGTGAGGTTCAGGCGCGCAAATTCGTACTGGCGCGGGGGCGGGGCGGTGAGCAGGCCGCCTTCGGTCAAGCGCTCCAGCAGCCAGTCGTAGAAGGGGCGCTGGTCTTCAAATTCCAGCGTGCACAGGCTATGGGTGATCTGCTCCAGCGCGTCCTCGATGGGGTGCGCGTAGGTGTACATGGGGTAGATGCACCAGGTGTCGCCCGTGTTGTGGTGGGTGGCGCGGCGGATGCGGTAGATGGCCGGGTCGCGCATGTTGATGTTGGGGCTGGCCATGTCGATCTTGGCGCGCAGCACCATCGATCCATCTTCGTGCTGGCCGTCGCGCATTTCGCGGAACTTGGCCAGGTTCTCAGACGGCGTGCGGCTGCGGAAGGGGCTGTCCACGCCGGGCTTGCTGAAGTCGCCCCGGTTGATGCGGATCTGCTCCACCGTCTGTTCGTCCACGTAGGCGTGGCCGGCTTCGATCAGGTATTCAGCCGCGCGGTACATGAAGTCGAAGTAGTCGCTGGCCTGGTAGGGAGCGGCGTCGGGTGCGCCGTTCCAGTCAAAGCCCAGCCATTTCACCGCGTCGATGATGCTGTTGACGTATTCGGTGTCTTCTTTTTCGGGGTTGGTGTCGTCAAAGCGCAGGTGGCAGATGCCGCCGTAGTCGCGCGCCAGGCCAAAGTTGATGCATATGCTCTTGGCATGGCCCACGTGCAGGTAGCCGTTGGGCTCGGGCGGGAAGCGGGTGCGGATCTTGGCGGGGTCGGGCTCGCCTTGGGCGTGGTGGGCGGCGTCGCCGGGGGTGCCCGCCCAGCGGCGGGTGGTGTAGGTGCCTTTTTCCAGGTCATGCTCGATGATCTGGCGCAAAAAGTTGCTGGGCTTGACGGTTTCAGGGGCCGCAGAAGTGGCAGTGGCGGCGGTATTGGCGGGGGAGGGGGTGCTCATACAGCCATTTTAGGCGCCGGTTTCGTGATGGTTTACGCATAGAAACAGGCGCGTATACGTCCAGACACAACGTAAAGACGATTTTGTGCCATCCTTTTGCCTACTTGGTGCGTTATGTACCGGTGAGGTGAGTCCATTTGGCTGGCTGCCCTCGCTCAAACAGGAGATTTCCATGACGAAAACCCGTTCTATCTATGCCATGGCCGCTTCGGCTGGCGTGGCGCTGGCATTGCTGGCCGGCACGGGCGCAGCCCAGGCCCGCGACGTAAATTGGTCGGTTGGCATTGGCGTGCCTGGCGTGGTGGTGGGGGCCAGCAATGGCTACTACGCCCCTGCCCCGGTGTATGTGGCACCGCCCCCGCCCGTTTATTACGCGCCCCCTCGGCCCGTGTACTACGCGCCTCCCCCAGCGTATTACGCACCGCCCCCGGTC from Acidovorax sp. FHTAMBA carries:
- a CDS encoding DUF86 domain-containing protein, giving the protein MSASRLPDYLDHMRQAIADAQSFVDGMAQADFMQDKRTQQAVVMSLIVLGEAATKVMDQHAAFAAEHSQIPWRSMRGMRNRIAHGYFDINLEVVWDTVQTALPALKSQLDALPSN
- a CDS encoding glutamine--tRNA ligase/YqeY domain fusion protein, producing MSTPSPANTAATATSAAPETVKPSNFLRQIIEHDLEKGTYTTRRWAGTPGDAAHHAQGEPDPAKIRTRFPPEPNGYLHVGHAKSICINFGLARDYGGICHLRFDDTNPEKEDTEYVNSIIDAVKWLGFDWNGAPDAAPYQASDYFDFMYRAAEYLIEAGHAYVDEQTVEQIRINRGDFSKPGVDSPFRSRTPSENLAKFREMRDGQHEDGSMVLRAKIDMASPNINMRDPAIYRIRRATHHNTGDTWCIYPMYTYAHPIEDALEQITHSLCTLEFEDQRPFYDWLLERLTEGGLLTAPPPRQYEFARLNLTYVITSKRKLAQLVYDHKVSGWDDPRMPTIVGLRRRGYTPAAIQTFAERIGVTKSDSWIDYSTLEGCLREDLELKAHRGMAVLNPVKLVLTNWDDVMGAGHLEPCTLPALPHQNHEATQGVAEGVEIPVRHFTIGKEVWIEREDFEEVPPKGYKRLFPGNKVRLKGGYVIECTGCTKDADGNITEVLATVVPDTKSGTPGADSVKVKAAITWVGVADGVNAEVRMYDRLFLDAHPDAGGKDFIESLNPNSLKVVTAIVEPSLANAKPDDKFQFERHGYFVADRIDHKVGKPVFNLAVGLKDSWGK
- a CDS encoding nucleotidyltransferase family protein; translated protein: MRPSLALSQHRDAVFQAAARYRVTNPRVFGSASRGDDHDGSDLDLLVETLPGTTLLDLGGLQDELQELLGVSVDVLTLKDLPAKFRDAVAREAKPL
- a CDS encoding nucleotidyltransferase domain-containing protein; translation: MNQSPASTATSLADALFPRVRQRVLAVLFSTPDRSFYANEVIALAQSGTGAVQRELAGLSEAGLLTVSKQGNQKHYQANADAPVFAELRGLVLKTMGVADVLRTALAPLAGQIEQAFVYGSVARQQETARSDVDLMVVSPSLGYGELFGALEAATQTLGRTINPTLYTPQDIAKRIEQDNAFVTRVLRQPTVWLIGKQEQLHVPTTG
- a CDS encoding DUF262 domain-containing protein; the encoded protein is MSIDKDEEFSGTLPDMHPPKDVVAFNELRSCADLYRLYKEGTLDIQPDFQRDVVWKLPEQTVFIDSLIKQLPIPSMCFSLDFNTQKWQVVDGLQRMTSIVNFLDEQKEWRLSRRKDIHSKISGRTNFDIRDGDTETAILYKKIQNLSLPITVIRCDLNKTEHAEYLFTIFHRLNSGGSRLNHQEIRNCIYSGSFNDLLKDLDKSPKWKLIKNLLPGKGSRFRSLELILRFFALYQNQANYTGTMPTFLNSFMRENRNADKFTREDLSKLFNETVEKLVKATDNSKETKFGYIVFEAALIGIAHNLERLKRTNDVMLGSLLTRLINSTEVSLTSNDTTSKESVIKRIAISKKIFAN
- a CDS encoding nucleotidyltransferase family protein, whose translation is MRPSEALSLHRSQIREIALRHRVSNVRVFGSALHGDDTADSDHDLLVEPTAQTTLMDIGAIRFELKQLLGMEVDVLTPNSLPATFRDQVLREAMAV
- a CDS encoding M14 family metallocarboxypeptidase, whose product is MQETHPYPIGTPGQPWGAAERDQWRARQLRQRSYADDVLAAVEALRGRWDVELYGDVVYADAQHPAERFPLRALRSRNWQHGLPSVLITGGVHGYETSGVHGALRFADTHAEHFAGRANLLVVPCVSPWAYERFQRWNFDAIDPNRSFREGSPAQEALALMRLVAQHQGQYGPFSAHIDLHETTDTDESEYRPAVAARDGKVFEPGSIPDGFYLVDDTENPQPDFQQAIIDAVSRVTHIAPADDKGEIIGSPVVAPGVIRYEFKAWGLCASVSGARYTTTTEVYPDSPRATPEQCIEAQVAAVCAAVEFVCGETK
- a CDS encoding zeta toxin family protein — translated: MPARATKPQPRPKQPTVVVIAGPNGAGKSTAAPYLLKDALGILEFVNADQIAAGLSAYAPETVAFEAGRIMLQRLRTLAAAKVSFAFESTLSSRTFALFLARCKAQGYQVHIYYVALPSAELATQRVALRVKLGGHNIPPVDITRRFQRSLHNLFALYLPLADRWRVLNNATGALTSIARGTAHRTYVEDPDKWLNLQRLGQ